Part of the Halodesulfurarchaeum formicicum genome is shown below.
TAACGGTCCTGGAACGTGAAACAGTCGAGGCGGCGATACTGGCAGGCTACTACGACCGGTCCGGCGGCGCAGGATTCGGTGACCTCGCTCGCGACTTAGCGATCACGAAATCCGCACTATCCAAACGGCTGAGTTCGGCGGAAGCAAAGATAATGCGGAATTTGTACCGTAACGAATAGCCTCACGCAGCCAGTTCTTATCGGTGTAGAGTCACCGTCTCACGCGTTTACTCTATATGTAGTAGTACTTAAAGGAGGAAACTATGGCCGTGCGGACGGATGGTGGCGAGACTCCTATGCCTTTCTAGGGGAAATCACAATGCATACCGATCGAGGTCCGCGAACGGTGGCGGATCTGTTGAACGACGAGGACTGGCAACAGACAGTCGATGACGCACTCGAAGCGAGTGCCAACGACACGGAACTGGGAAAGCGCATGGGTCGGGACGCGATCCGGCTCAGCATCGGCGAGCTGTCCGAGGACGAATTCCACGAGAAGTATCACGAGGACGTCGTCGAAGAGTTCGGCGTCGATGACAGGCCGATAACGCCGGAGAACCACGATGAGTGACGAGGACAACGGCGTCAGTCGACGGTCCGTACTGCTGGGTGCAGGGGCCGCAGCGGGGGTTCTCGGGCTCGGTGGCACGGATTACAATTTTTCGCTCTCGGCGACGAATCCGGCACAGACTGGCGGCCTCCTCGACAAATCCAAGGTCGTCAGGACCGCGTGTGCGCCGAACTGTCGGGGCAAATGCCCACTGAACGTCTACGTGCGCGATGGCGAGATCAAGTTCGTCGAACCCCAGATGACCGACGACGAGCAGTATCGTCGGGCGTGTCTTCTGGGGCAGTCCCAGATTCAACGGGTCTACAGCCCGAAGCGGCTGAAGTATCCGATGGTCCGTTCCGATTGGGAGCCCGGCAACCCCAATCCGGAGGGCCGTGGCCCTGACGCTGAGTACGAGCGTGTCTCCTGGGACACCGCACTCACGTACGTCGCGGAGGAGATGACACGCCTCAGGGATGAGTATGGTCCCGAAAGTATGTGGATGCATACAGCATCGGGAGACAATGGGGTCGGCGGAAACCTCATCGGGCGATTCGCGCAGGTGTGGGGTGCGACCCAGTGGCGGACGGCGATCGACACGAACGTCGGTCGGGGATTCAACAGGATCACCGGCTATGGCTTCTACCTCCCGCCGACGAATCTCTCCGAAGACTGGGAGAACGCCCAGACCATCATCGTCTGGGGATCTGATATTTTCGAGAGCCAGTTCCAAAACGATGCCTCAAAGCTTCACAAGGCGATCGAAAACGGGGCGAAACTAGTCGTCGTCGACCCGGTTTACACGACGACCGCCGCCAAAGCGGATCTGTGGCTTCCAATCCGGCCGGGCAAGGACGTCTACCTCGGACTTGCCATGATCCAGGAGATCCTCGCGGAGGAACTGTACGACACTCGATTCCTCCGCGAGCGGACGACCGCTGGGGCACTGGTCCGGGATGACACCCAAGAGCTGGTGCGAATGGCTGATCTCGACGGTAATTCCGACGATGACGACCGCGTCGTTGGTATCGACGCCGAATCGGGAGCGCCAGTTCCGCTCGAAGCAGATACGTATGCCAACGTCGAATTGTTCGGGTCGTACACCGTCGATGGCATCGCGGCCACGACGGGCCTCACGCTGCTTGAAGCACACGTCGAGGAGTACCGACCGGAGGCCATCGCGGAGGTGACCGGATTGAACGTCGAGGACATTCGGACGGCGACGAGGTGGCTGGCAACCCGGGGCCCCGGTGGGATTGCTCCGAGCTACGCGGTGGGACGGTACAAGTATGGCCACATCTTTGGGCAGACCTACGCCATCATCATGGCGCTCACTGGCGATTACGGGAAGTCGGGAACCATCCACTCCCACCATCCGAGTGGCGCATCGCTCAATACCGGCGATTACGGGACGCCGGAGGGCGTCGAGGGTATCGAGGGCGTCGAGGGCGCCGCGACGGTGAAGATGGAAGACATTCAGGAGGTCATCAGGACCGGCGACCCCCATCCGATCAAAGCCGTCTACGGGATGCAGTCGAACCGCCTTATCAACCAGGTTCCTGACAGGCAAAGCCGCATAGAGATGCTGAAGGGCCTCGACATGGTCGTCTGGGCCGATTTCGTCAAATCCTCGACGGTCGAGTGGGCGGACATCATCTTGCCAGCGGCCCACTGGTTCGAAAAAGAGGACATCACCGACGCCTGGGGCTCTCACCCGCACATCTCATACCGGGAGAAGGCTCACGAACCGCTCTGGGAGGCCCGCGACGACTACTACATCCTCGCGGAGTTAGCCGAAAAACTCGGCTACGAGGACCTCTTTCTCGGTGACAAGCGGGCCGAACTGCGAAAGATCGCATCGAACGATGACCGCTTTTCCTTCGATGAACTGCGCAGGAAGGGCAACATCCGGGTCGAAGACGAGGTCATCAAATACACCGACCCGTTCCCGACGGAGACTGGACGGATCGAGATCTACGACGAGAGCAAACCGGTCGAAGACGAAGGGACCGTCCTCGATCTCCCGCGTCCGATCGAGGACCGAAGCGCCGACGATCACGAACTGGCTGACCAGTATCCGCTCATGTTCATGCAGAAACACCCGAAGTGGCGGATCCACTCTCAGTGGGCGGACAATGCCGTGGTCCGCAAGTTCGAACCTGAGCCGTCACTCGACATCCATCCGTCGGATGCAGCGAGCCGGGGTTTCGGTGATGGCGAGTACGTTCGAGTGTTTAACGACCGGGGTGAGGCGGTCGTCAAAGCCAATTACAACGAGGGACAGCAGCCCGGGTTGGTAAACATCGATCAGGGATGGTGGCACGAGGACTTCATTCGGGGGGACTTGCAGGATCTCACCCACGACGAGGTGAACAAGCTGGCACCGACGTTCGTCTACTACGACGTGCGCGTGGAAGTCGAGCCCGCTCCCGAAGACATTGATACGAGTATGTACGAGGACGCAGAGCCAGCTGACTGGCTCGAAACGGGGACAATGGGTGGTGAGGACTGATGACAAGTTATGGAATGGTAATCGACCTCGAGCGGTGTATCGGCTGTCAGGCCTGTGCGATATCCTGCAGCCAGGAGAACAACGTCTCCCTGGACCAGCAGTGGAACCGGGTCCTGACCGAGGGGGGAACCAATATGGACACGCCTGCAGGGACGTACCCGGAGTCCGGCCGCGATGGCACCCTGGAGATGAACCACCAGCCGACAGCCTGTCAACACTGTCAGAACGCCCCGTGTGTCAAGGTCTGTCCGGTCAATGCGAC
Proteins encoded:
- a CDS encoding 4Fe-4S ferredoxin N-terminal domain-containing protein; this encodes MHTDRGPRTVADLLNDEDWQQTVDDALEASANDTELGKRMGRDAIRLSIGELSEDEFHEKYHEDVVEEFGVDDRPITPENHDE
- a CDS encoding molybdopterin-dependent oxidoreductase gives rise to the protein MSDEDNGVSRRSVLLGAGAAAGVLGLGGTDYNFSLSATNPAQTGGLLDKSKVVRTACAPNCRGKCPLNVYVRDGEIKFVEPQMTDDEQYRRACLLGQSQIQRVYSPKRLKYPMVRSDWEPGNPNPEGRGPDAEYERVSWDTALTYVAEEMTRLRDEYGPESMWMHTASGDNGVGGNLIGRFAQVWGATQWRTAIDTNVGRGFNRITGYGFYLPPTNLSEDWENAQTIIVWGSDIFESQFQNDASKLHKAIENGAKLVVVDPVYTTTAAKADLWLPIRPGKDVYLGLAMIQEILAEELYDTRFLRERTTAGALVRDDTQELVRMADLDGNSDDDDRVVGIDAESGAPVPLEADTYANVELFGSYTVDGIAATTGLTLLEAHVEEYRPEAIAEVTGLNVEDIRTATRWLATRGPGGIAPSYAVGRYKYGHIFGQTYAIIMALTGDYGKSGTIHSHHPSGASLNTGDYGTPEGVEGIEGVEGAATVKMEDIQEVIRTGDPHPIKAVYGMQSNRLINQVPDRQSRIEMLKGLDMVVWADFVKSSTVEWADIILPAAHWFEKEDITDAWGSHPHISYREKAHEPLWEARDDYYILAELAEKLGYEDLFLGDKRAELRKIASNDDRFSFDELRRKGNIRVEDEVIKYTDPFPTETGRIEIYDESKPVEDEGTVLDLPRPIEDRSADDHELADQYPLMFMQKHPKWRIHSQWADNAVVRKFEPEPSLDIHPSDAASRGFGDGEYVRVFNDRGEAVVKANYNEGQQPGLVNIDQGWWHEDFIRGDLQDLTHDEVNKLAPTFVYYDVRVEVEPAPEDIDTSMYEDAEPADWLETGTMGGED